Proteins from a genomic interval of Kozakia baliensis:
- a CDS encoding transposase, with the protein MKTCGEEAHGRSFRPNETSCPSRAYRHRHLVENLWARLKEWRAVATRYDKTVASFISVICIAAAAAADHIKT; encoded by the coding sequence GTGAAGACTTGTGGAGAAGAGGCTCACGGCCGGTCATTCCGCCCAAACGAAACGAGCTGCCCGTCTCGTGCCTACCGGCACCGCCATCTGGTCGAGAACCTATGGGCGCGCCTCAAGGAATGGAGAGCCGTTGCCACCCGATACGACAAAACCGTCGCTTCCTTCATCTCCGTCATCTGCATCGCAGCCGCAGCTGCAGCAGATCATATCAAGACCTAA
- a CDS encoding PIN domain-containing protein: protein MRYLLDTNILSNFTKASPSERLVAWMAEQNDEDLYIASFTVAELWRGILEMPSGKRRHALEAWFIGAQGPQTLFAGRILPFDYKAGLIWAELMAAGSMSGRSRSSLDMIIAAIGKSNDCVVVTDNVRDFSGIDVINPIRGVN, encoded by the coding sequence ATGCGTTACCTTCTTGATACGAATATCCTCAGTAATTTTACCAAGGCGTCACCTTCCGAAAGGCTTGTCGCCTGGATGGCAGAACAAAATGATGAGGATCTCTATATTGCTTCCTTCACCGTGGCGGAGCTTTGGCGCGGCATCCTTGAAATGCCATCAGGAAAGCGGCGTCATGCGCTCGAGGCTTGGTTTATCGGAGCCCAAGGGCCGCAGACGCTTTTCGCCGGGCGCATCCTGCCTTTTGATTACAAGGCGGGGCTCATATGGGCTGAGCTGATGGCGGCTGGCAGCATGAGCGGCCGTTCCCGTAGCAGTCTCGATATGATCATTGCTGCGATTGGCAAAAGCAACGACTGTGTTGTCGTGACCGATAATGTTAGAGATTTTTCAGGAATCGATGTGATCAACCCAATCCGTGGCGTAAACTAG